One stretch of Armigeres subalbatus isolate Guangzhou_Male chromosome 2, GZ_Asu_2, whole genome shotgun sequence DNA includes these proteins:
- the LOC134211393 gene encoding ankyrin-3, giving the protein MGGSVSQVFRSGSALLSNRDGHKVSETTVDKVNTIFDALRANPKISIQRLEPLLLQIPKYENILAIHDETGYNLLQKSVGLNHIELARWLLQRHRPDVNRSSCSLPLHIACLKGYEECVELLLKHGARIDTEARMCFPGAHSHNCEESGKYKNQGDDVGVCERPNTKLQNAVCYAIDGDQISVLNILAQKMEEPWMPFRVRKPLLHIACERGAWKCVQHLVQTRSDEINLIKDEYYPIHQAVLHDGRFLELLIQHGAITTVRTCTQQMTLLHVVILAARKSAEDTLNTIRILLERGCKELINSPDSLGNTPLHAIIVRYALEEARYGYDKWNKWDVLHLVRFLLQNGAKSSINQAGNSALACVFRHIRDWEVCYELLNMLIKEGGDPNIVGRDGSVPIMVCLVPLINKDPLHHFTHSMKVCYLNCIRILLQNGANPNCSYRSNLTPLHVLIFTVSENFTLNCDTQKRANFDFIKNILILLLQYGLDCNITTQHILQSVIDMIANVRTCPDILCVYELVLVLIQYGTDPNITLSNKLMMSGSSSSSMNYVNDFINFGGMRAVGGSDGAGPSGSGAAGQTAANGAVAASNGNGSDNLRSSFRNNARNYLLFYYIMLITRKEFILLDREQTYQRIIYLFYYSMKHDTLFNCLKSLHNLFIAQVPNKSIDNLRHLIITLYKKPRSLKQLCRVCIYNSLNKKLAPSINRLNLPLPLKEYVLNFEG; this is encoded by the exons ATGGGAGGATCAGTAAGTCAAGTGTTTCGATCGGGAAGCGCGCTGTTGTCCAATAGAGATGGTCACAAGGTGTCTGAGACAACCGTTGATAAGGTGAACACAATTTTCGATGCACTCAGGGCAAATCCGAAGATTTCTATACAGCGGTTGGAGCCGCTTTTACTGCAAATTCCGAAG TACGAAAACATCCTAGCAATACACGATGAAACAGGCTACAATTTGCTCCAGAAGAGTGTAGGATTGAACCATATAGAACTAGCCAGATGGTTGCTCCAGAGGCACCGCCCAGATGTAAACAGGAGTTCCTGCTCATTGCCTCTTCACATTGCATGCCTAAAAGG ATATGAAGAGTGTGTCGAACTTCTGCTGAAACATGGAGCAAGAATCGATACGGAAGCTAGAATGTGCTTCCCCGGTGCTCATTCTCACAATTGCGAAGAAAGTGGAAAGTACAAAA ATCAAGGGGATGACGTGGGTGTCTGCGAGCGGCCTAACACGAAGCTTCAGAACGCAGTTTGCTATGCCATAGACGGAGACCAGATTAGTGTGCTCAACATTCTGGCCCAGAAGATGGAGGAACCGTGGATGCCGTTCCGGGTGCGGAAACCGTTGCTGCACATAGCGTGCGAACGGGGTGCCTGGAAGTGCGTCCAACATCTGGTGCAGACGCGATCAGACGAGATTAACCTAATCAAGGACGAGTACTATCCCATCCATCAGGCTGTGCTACATGACGGGCGATTTCTGGAGTTGCTAATCCAGCATGGTGCCATTACGACGGTGCGCACGTGCACCCAGCAAATGACGCTGCTGCATGTCG tTATCTTAGCGGCGAGGAAATCCGCTGAAGATACTTTGAACACTATCCGAATATTGTTAGAACGTGGCTGCAAGGAGCTTATCAACAGTCCTGATTCGCTCGGCAATACTCCACTACATGCAATAATCGTCCGCTATGCACTAGAGGAGGCTAG GTATGGCTATGATAAGTGGAACAAATGGGATGTGCTACATTTGGTGCGCTTTCTGCTGCAAAACGGTGCTAAAAGCTCAATCAACCAGGCCGGGAACAGTGCGCTGGCCTGCGTCTTTCGCCATATTAGAGATTGGGAAGTGTGCTATGAACTGTTGAATATGCTTATTAAGGAAGGAG gTGATCCAAACATCGTAGGACGAGATGGATCGGTTCCGATTATGGTCTGTTTAGTGCCACTGATCAACAAGGATCCGCTGCATCACTTTACTCATTCGATGAAA GTGTGCTATCTAAACTGCATTCGGATACTACTGCAGAACGGTGCCAACCCAAACTGTTCGTACCGCTCGAATCTCACGCCGCTGCACGTGCTGATTTTTACCGTGTCGGAAAACTTTACCCTCAACTGTGATACGCAGAAGCGCGCCAATTTTgacttcataaaaaatattctgaTCCTGCTGCTGCAGTATGGCTTGGACTGTAACATCACAACCCAGCACATTCTGCAATCGGTGATCGATATGATTGCGAACGTACGTACCTGCCCGGATATTCTGTGCGTGTACGAGCTGGTGCTGGTGCTCATCCAGTACGGAACGGATCCGAACATTACCCTGAGCAATAAGCTGATGATGAGCGGAAGCAGTAGTTCGTCCATGAACTACGtcaatgatttcatcaatttcggTGGCATGAGAGCTGTTGGGGGAAGTGATGGCGCCGGCCCTAGTGGGAGTGGAGCTGCTGGGCAAACAGCCGCTAACGGCGCCGTAGCGGCCAGCAATGGCAACGGAAGTGACAATCTGCGTAGCTCTTTCCGAAACAATGCGCGTAACTATCTTCTATTCTATTACATTATGCTCATTACACGGAAAGAGTTCATACTGCTCGATCGCGAGCAAACCTATCAACGTATTATCTATCTGTTTTACTATTCTATGAAGCACGATACGCTATTCAACTGCCTCAAATCGCTGCACAATCTGTTTATAGCTCAGGTTCCGAACAAATCTATCGATAATCTGAGGCACCTGATAATCACACTTTACAAGAAACCTCGTAGTTTGAAGCAACTCTGTCGGGTATGTATATACAATAGTCTGAACAAGAAGCTTGCACCAAGTATAAACAGACTCAATCTACCGCTTCCCCTCAAAGAGTACGTACTGAACTTCGAAGGGTAG